A genomic stretch from Pseudomonas sp. MUP55 includes:
- a CDS encoding cellulase family glycosylhydrolase produces MARKRTYFATLALIAALGLTAFIWGRPADAENHVLKGNKVVVWKDFLGVNAQFLWFSPERYQLQIDRLKELGLEWVRLDLHWDRLEPVADQYQVATLDELVTKLKDNQLKSVFYLVGSAPFITTAPAGAPYQDQYPPQDPNVFAIRMALLAQRYPSVDAWQVWNEPNLLGFWRPAADPAGYARLLSTTAAALRAVNPNKPVVAAGMAFFSEMPNGKTMLDALGALGVPSLNTVMSYHPYTQLPEGNDPANLDFVAKTTALNQKLRASGVKTLWSTEWGWSNYTGPKEAQDIITQQGQADYVIRRLALMSALDFDKIFLFTLSDLDQRASVRDRAYGLLDIDAKPKPVYTALKNFLDVSGPKLTPGDPPAADQSPDGLFSIGWTRADGRKLWFFWSARGGNAHLPGLTSATLYDPLRGTQTPVSGTNGLTVPVKSNLQILLWD; encoded by the coding sequence ATGGCGCGTAAACGTACCTACTTCGCCACCCTTGCGCTGATCGCGGCCCTGGGCCTGACCGCCTTTATCTGGGGGCGCCCGGCCGACGCCGAGAACCATGTGCTCAAGGGCAACAAGGTGGTGGTGTGGAAGGACTTCCTGGGGGTGAATGCGCAGTTTTTGTGGTTCAGCCCCGAGCGTTACCAACTGCAGATCGACCGTCTCAAGGAACTGGGCCTGGAGTGGGTGCGCCTGGACCTGCATTGGGATCGGCTGGAGCCGGTCGCCGACCAATATCAAGTGGCGACCCTGGATGAACTGGTCACCAAGCTCAAAGACAATCAGCTCAAGTCGGTGTTCTACCTGGTCGGCTCGGCGCCATTTATCACCACCGCGCCGGCGGGTGCACCCTATCAGGACCAGTACCCGCCGCAGGATCCGAATGTATTTGCGATTCGCATGGCCCTGTTGGCCCAGCGCTACCCCAGCGTCGACGCCTGGCAGGTGTGGAACGAGCCGAACCTGCTGGGCTTCTGGCGCCCGGCGGCGGACCCGGCCGGCTATGCCAGGCTGCTGAGCACCACCGCCGCCGCACTGCGTGCGGTAAACCCGAACAAACCGGTGGTGGCGGCCGGCATGGCGTTTTTCAGCGAAATGCCCAACGGGAAGACCATGCTCGACGCCCTCGGTGCACTCGGCGTGCCGAGCCTGAATACGGTGATGTCCTACCACCCTTATACCCAACTGCCCGAAGGCAACGACCCGGCCAACCTCGACTTCGTGGCCAAGACCACCGCGCTCAACCAGAAGCTGCGCGCCAGCGGCGTGAAAACCCTGTGGAGCACCGAGTGGGGCTGGTCGAACTACACCGGGCCCAAGGAAGCTCAGGACATCATCACCCAACAGGGCCAGGCCGACTACGTGATACGCCGCCTGGCGCTGATGAGCGCATTGGATTTCGACAAGATTTTTCTGTTCACCCTGAGCGACCTCGACCAGCGCGCCAGCGTGCGCGACCGCGCCTACGGCTTGCTCGATATCGACGCCAAGCCCAAGCCGGTCTACACCGCCTTGAAAAATTTCCTCGACGTCAGCGGGCCGAAACTGACCCCCGGCGACCCGCCCGCCGCCGACCAGTCGCCCGACGGCCTGTTCAGCATCGGCTGGACCCGCGCCGATGGCCGCAAGCTGTGGTTTTTCTGGTCGGCACGCGGCGGTAACGCACACTTGCCGGGCCTGACCAGCGCCACCCTGTACGACCCGTTGCGCGGCACACAAACACCGGTCAGCGGTACCAATGGGCTGACCGTGCCGGTCAAGTCGAACCTGCAAATTCTGTTATGGGATTGA
- a CDS encoding glycosyltransferase family 4 protein gives MRILWILPYSPWPATSGGKTRQFHLLRSLAARGHRITLLLHDKQAVSLTDRQVLEAFLEQLIILPRRPLRSVKTLVAGLFAPYPLLASVNGLSGALQDRFNQLLNEHWDVVQIEHTYTFQPYEDALARKSQPFVLTEHNVESALGAATYDRLPRWALPFIRYDQWRYTRWERRVMRQATQVVAVTDSDAQVLEKIAGKPVPVVVNGVDCDHFAGARPDPSARRVLFLGNYEYAPNVDAIEWALDEILPRVWERCPEARMSVCGFGMPGSWRERWQDPRIEWQGFVPNLLTLQSTCSVFLAPLRHGGGSKLKVLEALAAGLPLASTEQGVSGLDLVDGLDYLGGQTAVGLADAVVRLLQSPEAAAPMGEAGRAYVRRAHDWSVAASQLEQVYASLSPLNQKEPACA, from the coding sequence ATGCGCATTTTATGGATCCTGCCCTACTCGCCCTGGCCCGCCACCAGTGGCGGCAAAACGCGCCAGTTCCACCTGCTGCGCAGCTTGGCGGCGCGTGGGCACCGGATCACCTTGCTGCTGCACGACAAGCAGGCGGTGTCGCTGACCGATCGCCAGGTGCTGGAGGCGTTTCTCGAGCAGTTGATCATCCTGCCCCGCCGCCCACTGCGCAGCGTGAAAACCCTGGTGGCCGGGCTGTTTGCGCCTTACCCATTGCTGGCCAGCGTGAATGGTCTGTCGGGGGCGCTGCAGGACAGGTTCAACCAGTTGCTCAACGAACACTGGGACGTGGTGCAGATCGAGCACACCTACACCTTCCAGCCTTATGAAGATGCCTTGGCGCGCAAATCCCAACCCTTCGTGCTGACCGAACACAACGTTGAGTCGGCGCTCGGCGCGGCGACCTACGACCGCTTGCCACGTTGGGCGCTGCCGTTCATTCGCTATGACCAATGGCGCTACACGCGCTGGGAGCGGCGCGTGATGCGCCAGGCCACCCAGGTGGTGGCGGTAACCGACAGCGATGCGCAGGTGCTGGAAAAGATTGCCGGCAAACCGGTGCCGGTGGTGGTCAATGGCGTGGACTGCGACCATTTTGCCGGCGCCCGCCCCGACCCGTCCGCCCGCCGCGTGCTGTTTTTGGGCAACTATGAATACGCGCCCAATGTGGATGCCATCGAGTGGGCCCTGGATGAAATTCTGCCCAGAGTCTGGGAGCGTTGCCCCGAGGCGCGTATGAGCGTGTGCGGCTTCGGCATGCCCGGCAGTTGGCGCGAACGCTGGCAGGACCCGCGCATCGAGTGGCAAGGTTTTGTGCCGAACCTGTTGACCCTGCAATCGACCTGCTCGGTGTTTCTCGCGCCGTTGCGTCACGGCGGCGGCTCCAAGCTCAAGGTGCTCGAAGCACTCGCCGCCGGTCTGCCTCTGGCCAGCACCGAACAGGGCGTGTCGGGCCTGGACCTGGTCGATGGCCTGGACTATCTCGGCGGGCAAACCGCGGTCGGCCTGGCGGACGCCGTGGTGCGCCTGCTGCAGTCGCCCGAAGCCGCCGCGCCGATGGGTGAAGCCGGGCGAGCCTATGTGCGGCGCGCCCATGACTGGAGCGTTGCCGCCAGCCAACTGGAACAGGTGTACGCCAGCCTCTCTCCGCTCAATCAAAAGGAGCCCGCATGCGCGTAG
- a CDS encoding glycosyltransferase, with amino-acid sequence MRIALLAPLPPEKNGIADYANHFKTALEQLGVTVVTPLNGVEGSSAAIKQAVAAFDWRSVDLVHAELGGGRLGEFLALRELRKAYPKLPLTATVHDPERIVWRREQLPFPLNLLERLPSPLPQAAVVLADPLTLREERHVARGLTRLITLTRLGADCLSQRMQLPAGKVAVINHANLTIAAVALPPLDTLHLLYFGFIYRGKGIEDLLQALADVFKQAPQLRDRVRLTLAGGTAAEMAFGAGGNYLEQLNRQIADLGLAGSIDWRLNLPAEEIAQTIQAHHVMVLPYRESKKLGLLGRQRGTSGALSWAAACGRGAITSDARAFAEEVASGNGAIFPEGDVAALGEQLLRLARTPALAQDWAERAAAIGRERLWPLTAQRFTQLFEQAIEGAPYGA; translated from the coding sequence ATGCGCATCGCCCTGCTCGCGCCTTTGCCACCGGAAAAGAATGGGATCGCCGATTACGCGAACCATTTCAAGACGGCATTGGAACAGTTGGGCGTGACGGTGGTGACACCGTTGAACGGCGTGGAAGGCTCGAGCGCGGCGATCAAGCAGGCCGTCGCCGCATTCGACTGGCGCAGCGTGGACCTGGTCCACGCTGAGCTGGGCGGCGGGCGCCTCGGAGAGTTCCTGGCCTTGCGCGAGTTGCGCAAGGCCTACCCGAAGCTGCCGCTGACCGCCACCGTGCATGACCCCGAACGGATCGTATGGCGGCGCGAGCAACTGCCCTTCCCGCTCAACCTGCTGGAGCGCCTGCCCAGCCCATTGCCGCAGGCGGCAGTGGTGCTGGCAGACCCCTTGACCCTGCGCGAGGAACGCCACGTCGCCCGTGGCCTGACCAGGCTGATTACCCTCACCCGCCTGGGCGCTGACTGTCTGAGCCAGCGCATGCAACTGCCTGCCGGCAAAGTGGCGGTGATCAACCACGCCAACCTGACCATCGCAGCCGTGGCGCTGCCACCGCTCGATACGCTGCACCTGCTGTATTTTGGTTTTATCTACCGTGGCAAAGGCATTGAAGACCTGCTGCAGGCCCTGGCCGACGTCTTCAAGCAAGCCCCCCAATTGCGTGACCGTGTGCGCCTGACCCTGGCCGGTGGCACTGCCGCCGAAATGGCGTTTGGCGCAGGCGGTAATTACCTGGAGCAGTTGAACCGCCAGATCGCCGACCTCGGCCTGGCCGGCTCCATCGACTGGCGGCTCAACCTGCCGGCCGAGGAAATTGCCCAAACGATCCAGGCCCACCATGTGATGGTGCTGCCGTATCGCGAATCGAAAAAACTCGGCCTGCTCGGCCGTCAGCGCGGTACCAGCGGCGCCTTGTCCTGGGCCGCCGCGTGTGGGCGCGGAGCGATTACCTCCGATGCCCGGGCGTTTGCCGAAGAAGTTGCCAGCGGTAACGGCGCGATCTTCCCCGAAGGCGATGTGGCCGCGCTGGGCGAGCAATTGCTGCGCCTGGCCCGTACACCAGCATTGGCCCAGGACTGGGCCGAACGCGCCGCAGCCATCGGCCGCGAACGCCTTTGGCCGCTGACCGCGCAGCGCTTTACGCAGCTGTTCGAGCAAGCCATAGAGGGAGCCCCGTATGGCGCGTAA